One segment of Desulfosudis oleivorans Hxd3 DNA contains the following:
- a CDS encoding molybdopterin molybdotransferase MoeA, producing the protein MENIMPQKDPLRNDPVEESEPVCPEKRTVVPAFDRRLLDYETALDTCLSAVTESLPAETVGLEKSLGRVLRRSVESAISVPPFDKSTMDGYAVKSADVAGALDTAPVALEVIDEIPAGRVCGKILRSGQAARIMTGAAVPQGADAVIKLENTAPAGSEQVHILSGVEENNYIIYKGQDLLPGSRVAEAGATVTPSLLGLLANCGTPNVSVSRKPAIGIISTGSELTAPGTPLAEGRIYDVNSYLLYGLCIEAGGDVAMLGTVEDKSDALLALLNRHTDADILILSGGVSVGDYDIVHETLQRAGVEEIFWRVKVKPGKPLFFGRRGSTLVFGLPGNPISSANNFYLFVLPVIHKLLGRSAWGLKTGHATVCNSMIFRPGRRKFLRAQLRQGPEQGVWIFPEQRSGVFGPMVDAEVLVEVSEAAKMVREGDPVKIYYL; encoded by the coding sequence ATGGAAAACATAATGCCCCAGAAAGACCCCCTGCGAAACGACCCTGTCGAAGAGAGCGAGCCGGTGTGCCCGGAGAAGCGTACCGTGGTGCCGGCCTTTGACCGTCGCCTGCTCGATTACGAGACGGCCCTGGACACCTGCCTGTCGGCGGTAACGGAAAGCCTGCCCGCGGAAACCGTGGGCCTGGAAAAGAGCCTGGGCCGGGTGCTGCGCCGGTCCGTGGAAAGCGCTATCTCTGTGCCGCCTTTTGACAAGTCCACCATGGATGGGTATGCCGTGAAATCCGCGGATGTGGCCGGGGCATTGGACACGGCGCCGGTGGCGCTGGAGGTGATCGACGAGATTCCCGCGGGCCGGGTCTGCGGAAAAATTCTCCGGTCCGGCCAGGCGGCCCGGATCATGACCGGGGCGGCGGTTCCCCAGGGCGCCGACGCGGTGATCAAACTTGAAAACACGGCCCCGGCCGGCTCCGAACAGGTTCATATCCTCAGCGGCGTGGAGGAGAACAATTACATTATTTACAAAGGCCAGGATCTGCTGCCGGGAAGCCGCGTGGCCGAGGCCGGGGCAACGGTCACCCCGTCCCTGCTGGGCCTGCTGGCCAACTGCGGCACCCCGAATGTGTCGGTTTCGCGAAAACCGGCCATCGGCATCATCTCCACGGGCAGCGAGCTGACGGCGCCGGGGACCCCCCTGGCAGAGGGCCGGATTTACGATGTCAACAGCTACCTGCTCTACGGGCTGTGCATTGAGGCCGGCGGCGATGTCGCCATGCTGGGAACCGTGGAGGACAAAAGCGACGCGCTGCTGGCCCTGCTCAACCGGCACACCGATGCCGACATCCTGATCCTGTCCGGCGGTGTGTCCGTGGGCGACTACGACATTGTTCACGAAACCCTGCAGCGGGCCGGTGTGGAAGAGATCTTCTGGCGGGTGAAAGTCAAGCCCGGCAAGCCGCTGTTCTTCGGCCGGCGGGGTTCCACCCTGGTGTTCGGCCTGCCGGGCAATCCCATCTCATCGGCCAACAATTTTTACCTGTTTGTTCTGCCGGTCATTCACAAACTTCTGGGCCGGTCCGCCTGGGGGCTGAAAACCGGTCATGCAACGGTCTGCAACAGCATGATTTTCCGTCCGGGCCGGCGAAAATTTCTGCGCGCCCAGTTGCGGCAAGGCCCGGAGCAGGGGGTTTGGATTTTTCCTGAACAGCGCTCCGGCGTGTTTGGTCCCATGGTCGACGCCGAGGTGCTGGTGGAGGTGTCCGAGGCCGCCAAGATGGTCCGGGAAGGGGACCCGGTAAAGATTTACTACCTGTAA
- the modA gene encoding molybdate ABC transporter substrate-binding protein has translation MRKTVFFLLVGLGLTLFGGGQATVKAESDSITVFCGSANKPAMEEIAAKFKQEKNINVNMIFGGSGTLLSQIELSKKGEIYLPGSPDYIIIAERKKLIVENSARIVAYLVPAIITPAGNPANIHSLKDLARPGVRVGIGNPETVCLGLYGIELLEKNSLLAPVLKNVVTFGGSCSKTANLAAMNQVDAILGWRVFHYWNPDRMAFVPIDPDQIPRLSHIPISIPIYTKDIKLSEAFIEFVLSPVGREAYEKYGYLASLDKAQVFAPQAPVGGEYTLPAAYFDIMKDLRQQK, from the coding sequence ATGCGAAAGACGGTTTTTTTCTTACTGGTCGGACTCGGACTTACATTGTTTGGGGGGGGGCAGGCAACCGTCAAGGCGGAGAGCGATTCTATAACGGTTTTTTGTGGATCAGCGAACAAGCCCGCAATGGAAGAGATTGCCGCCAAGTTCAAGCAGGAGAAAAACATCAACGTAAATATGATATTCGGCGGATCGGGCACGCTGCTTTCCCAGATTGAGCTTTCCAAAAAAGGGGAAATCTACTTGCCGGGCTCGCCGGATTACATCATCATCGCCGAACGGAAAAAACTTATTGTAGAAAACAGCGCTCGGATCGTGGCGTATCTTGTCCCTGCCATTATAACCCCCGCGGGTAATCCCGCGAATATTCATTCCCTGAAAGACCTTGCCAGGCCCGGCGTTCGCGTAGGCATTGGGAACCCGGAAACGGTGTGTCTGGGGCTCTATGGCATTGAGCTTCTGGAGAAGAACTCGCTGCTGGCACCGGTTTTAAAAAATGTAGTAACGTTTGGCGGAAGCTGCTCAAAAACGGCAAACCTGGCCGCGATGAACCAGGTTGACGCCATTCTGGGATGGCGGGTGTTTCATTACTGGAATCCTGATCGTATGGCGTTTGTGCCTATTGATCCGGATCAGATACCAAGACTTTCCCATATTCCTATTTCCATTCCCATCTATACCAAGGACATAAAACTTTCAGAGGCTTTTATTGAATTCGTGCTTTCTCCGGTGGGAAGGGAGGCGTATGAAAAATACGGGTATCTCGCCTCTCTGGACAAGGCGCAGGTATTCGCTCCACAGGCGCCTGTGGGTGGCGAATACACCCTTCCAGCCGCCTATTTCGACATCATGAAAGATTTAAGGCAGCAAAAATGA
- a CDS encoding acyl-CoA dehydrogenase family protein, which produces MISRSQTKALLEREPKFDDMMGSLRATGKQPKGVIGEVRKLMAVARRFNDSYTSGYWRELDLKMHEDPDYLPWEVVKKANELNFYSLFIPKIFGGKGYSISGIGPFLEEIGSVCASVANLIGVHYLGFVGLAASWNMRLTDMVCREVVNGEKTGEPCLMSFAMTEPDAGTDSQNVEFMDTGSLACHAEKVEGGYKVNGTKIFISCGHLSTWHILFAYTDPAKGSESMVMMAVKNGTKGFSFGKKEKKMGQKASLASELVFKDCFVPDDMVLLDKTQSAGLSRSPRDITELILANIWAASRVGVAAFGSSAAKGAFEQALRFASETEVDGRPLVTHEWCQAMLAEMYKNAAVARMAYSEGAYINGMDGMVKMLNIKPLYYMMKYTPVSLLDPIMKPINKMGFTTWISRKIAFDWVDDAAVDRTDGWGSLVKFTATDMGMQNGRMALELMGGAGVRHSEHAEKILRDAKLFQIYEGTNQINRINVFKRLVARTCPGTECFCSANL; this is translated from the coding sequence ATGATTTCCCGCTCACAGACAAAGGCGCTTCTGGAAAGAGAACCGAAGTTTGACGACATGATGGGCAGCCTTCGGGCCACCGGAAAGCAGCCCAAGGGGGTCATCGGTGAAGTTCGAAAACTGATGGCCGTTGCCCGCCGGTTCAACGATTCATATACCTCAGGCTACTGGCGGGAGCTGGACCTGAAGATGCATGAGGATCCGGATTACCTGCCGTGGGAGGTGGTGAAAAAGGCCAATGAGCTCAATTTCTATTCTCTTTTTATTCCCAAGATTTTCGGCGGAAAAGGCTACAGCATTTCGGGCATCGGGCCTTTCTTAGAAGAGATCGGGTCGGTGTGCGCCTCGGTGGCCAATCTGATCGGCGTGCACTACCTGGGCTTCGTGGGGCTGGCCGCCTCCTGGAACATGCGCCTGACCGACATGGTCTGCCGGGAGGTTGTCAACGGTGAAAAGACCGGCGAGCCCTGTCTCATGTCGTTTGCCATGACCGAGCCGGACGCCGGCACCGACTCCCAGAACGTAGAGTTCATGGATACCGGCTCCCTTGCCTGCCACGCGGAAAAGGTGGAGGGCGGTTACAAGGTCAACGGCACCAAGATCTTTATCAGCTGCGGACACCTTTCCACCTGGCACATTCTGTTTGCCTACACCGATCCGGCAAAGGGATCGGAAAGCATGGTGATGATGGCGGTGAAAAACGGCACCAAGGGATTTTCCTTCGGCAAGAAGGAAAAGAAGATGGGCCAGAAGGCATCCCTGGCCAGTGAACTGGTGTTCAAGGACTGTTTTGTCCCCGACGACATGGTGCTGCTGGACAAAACGCAGTCCGCCGGTCTTTCCCGGTCTCCCCGGGACATCACCGAGCTTATTCTGGCCAACATCTGGGCCGCCTCCCGGGTGGGTGTGGCCGCCTTTGGCTCGAGCGCGGCCAAGGGGGCCTTTGAGCAGGCCCTGCGGTTTGCATCAGAGACCGAGGTGGACGGCAGGCCCCTGGTCACCCACGAGTGGTGCCAGGCCATGCTGGCCGAGATGTACAAAAACGCGGCCGTGGCCCGAATGGCTTACAGTGAGGGGGCCTATATCAACGGTATGGACGGCATGGTAAAGATGTTGAACATAAAGCCGTTGTACTACATGATGAAATACACGCCCGTTTCCCTGCTTGATCCCATCATGAAGCCGATCAATAAAATGGGGTTTACCACCTGGATATCAAGAAAAATCGCTTTTGACTGGGTGGACGACGCCGCCGTTGACCGCACGGACGGCTGGGGGTCTCTTGTCAAGTTCACGGCCACGGACATGGGTATGCAGAATGGCCGCATGGCCCTGGAACTGATGGGGGGCGCCGGCGTGCGCCACAGCGAACATGCCGAGAAAATACTGCGGGACGCCAAGCTGTTCCAGATTTACGAGGGCACCAACCAGATCAACCGGATCAACGTGTTCAAGCGACTGGTGGCGCGCACCTGCCCCGGCACCGAATGCTTTTGCAGCGCAAATCTTTAA
- the mobB gene encoding molybdopterin-guanine dinucleotide biosynthesis protein B — protein sequence MKIFHIVGRSKNGKTTLILELIAELRKRGLAVGTLKHSGHAHELETPGKDSWRHREAGAVPSAVTTTDQMAVYLPRKVDENPFDRLGHLFAECDIVLVEGYANGPGANIEVWRAANGKDPLFPERDDILAVVTDDPVETGLPVWPRRDVAAIVDAMMRL from the coding sequence ATGAAAATCTTTCATATCGTGGGCCGGTCCAAAAACGGAAAAACAACGCTTATTTTAGAGCTGATCGCGGAACTCAGAAAACGGGGCCTGGCCGTGGGCACCCTGAAACACAGCGGCCATGCCCATGAACTGGAAACACCGGGCAAGGACTCCTGGCGGCATCGGGAGGCCGGGGCCGTGCCGTCCGCCGTAACCACCACCGACCAGATGGCGGTTTACCTGCCCCGCAAGGTGGATGAAAATCCTTTTGACCGGCTGGGCCACCTGTTTGCCGAATGCGACATCGTGCTGGTGGAAGGGTATGCAAACGGCCCGGGCGCAAACATTGAGGTGTGGCGGGCCGCCAATGGAAAGGACCCGCTGTTTCCGGAAAGAGACGACATCCTGGCCGTGGTCACCGACGACCCGGTTGAAACCGGCCTGCCGGTATGGCCCAGACGCGACGTGGCCGCCATTGTGGATGCCATGATGCGCCTGTAG
- a CDS encoding methyl-accepting chemotaxis protein, which translates to MALGFITKSYRNRVMALTLPVVVGAVVLVTILAYIFILSNMVNFQRENMETALVGMADGLDTRISEARNAISVLSSRPVHRSDGAAVLELAHAAAPTFFALFLSDPGGGLAMAVGEAIPEQVVLPPFETFDMAPGPDGRRSVFVGSVERIPPSMTPVFLVAAPVRLVDPSGGEADGVVGGYVDINRLFDSCVASFVPLRTSHVFLADAAGKTLARSGEDVATAVFLAKKTGVKESESLFHKNAAGTRYLSVVRPCLDGWWVVGLSVPLKALFTDLPRLIFYSVLLGLATIFLVSLMAWVITGMMVKTINRLTDNLKNIVEGKGDLTQRLTVKGEDEIAGLAMWFNRFVEKLGRMITTITKKATRVGEAARALQEFSGEMTHTAGSLKDLSKIVVASTDDVNINMASVATTMEQYSHNLDTMASATEQMTATIDQIAQSSGVSMKRTNQAVSYTQTVHESVKDLGDAMEAIGGITDAIARISGQTNLLALNATIEAARAGEQGKGFAVVAGEIKTLAGETDTATKSIHDRVCGIQTSSRSTIDSIDKIADIIRAIDEVVSNTATALEQQSTSTREIAANIMQASEGIQDVHRRISQSTAGLSGMAREIKTLDDRSKIIFQKSGDIDRRAAELAAIAEELTTMVSQYKV; encoded by the coding sequence ATGGCACTTGGTTTTATAACAAAAAGCTATCGAAACCGGGTGATGGCGCTGACGCTGCCCGTGGTGGTGGGCGCCGTGGTGCTGGTGACCATTCTTGCTTATATCTTTATTCTTTCCAACATGGTCAATTTTCAGCGGGAGAACATGGAGACCGCCCTGGTCGGCATGGCGGACGGTCTGGACACCCGCATCAGCGAAGCCCGGAACGCCATCTCCGTGTTAAGCAGCCGCCCGGTTCACAGGTCCGACGGTGCGGCCGTGCTGGAGCTGGCCCATGCCGCGGCCCCCACCTTTTTCGCCCTTTTTCTGTCCGACCCCGGCGGCGGCCTGGCGATGGCGGTCGGAGAAGCCATTCCCGAGCAGGTGGTGCTGCCGCCGTTTGAAACCTTTGACATGGCGCCTGGCCCGGACGGTCGCCGGTCCGTGTTTGTCGGGTCGGTGGAACGCATTCCGCCCAGCATGACCCCGGTTTTTCTGGTGGCGGCCCCGGTCCGCCTGGTGGACCCGTCAGGCGGGGAAGCCGACGGCGTGGTGGGCGGCTACGTGGATATCAACCGGTTGTTTGATTCCTGCGTGGCTTCCTTTGTACCGCTGCGCACCAGTCATGTGTTTCTGGCCGATGCCGCGGGCAAGACCCTGGCCCGTTCGGGCGAAGACGTGGCCACAGCGGTTTTTCTGGCCAAAAAAACCGGCGTAAAAGAGAGTGAGTCCCTGTTTCACAAGAATGCCGCCGGCACCCGTTACCTGTCGGTGGTGCGGCCCTGCCTTGACGGCTGGTGGGTGGTGGGCCTCTCCGTGCCGTTAAAGGCGCTGTTCACGGATCTGCCCCGGCTGATTTTCTATTCGGTGCTGCTGGGCCTGGCCACCATTTTTCTGGTCTCTCTCATGGCCTGGGTGATCACCGGCATGATGGTGAAAACGATCAACCGCCTTACCGACAACCTGAAAAATATTGTAGAGGGCAAGGGGGACCTGACCCAGCGGCTGACGGTAAAGGGGGAGGATGAAATCGCCGGCCTGGCCATGTGGTTCAACCGGTTCGTGGAAAAGCTGGGCCGAATGATCACCACCATTACCAAAAAGGCGACCCGGGTGGGCGAGGCGGCCCGTGCGCTGCAGGAGTTTTCCGGTGAAATGACCCATACCGCGGGGTCGCTGAAAGACCTGTCAAAAATTGTGGTGGCCTCCACCGACGACGTGAACATAAATATGGCCTCTGTGGCCACCACCATGGAGCAGTACTCCCACAATCTGGACACCATGGCCTCGGCCACGGAGCAGATGACCGCCACCATCGACCAGATCGCCCAGAGTTCCGGGGTCTCCATGAAACGCACCAACCAGGCGGTGTCGTACACCCAGACGGTGCATGAAAGCGTGAAAGACCTGGGTGATGCCATGGAGGCCATCGGCGGTATCACCGATGCCATTGCCCGTATATCCGGCCAGACCAACCTGCTGGCGCTCAATGCCACCATCGAGGCGGCCCGGGCCGGGGAACAGGGCAAGGGGTTTGCCGTGGTGGCCGGGGAGATCAAGACCCTGGCAGGAGAAACCGACACGGCCACGAAAAGCATTCACGACCGGGTGTGCGGCATTCAGACCTCCTCCCGGTCCACCATCGATTCCATTGACAAGATTGCGGACATCATTCGGGCCATTGACGAGGTTGTATCCAACACGGCCACGGCCCTGGAGCAGCAGTCCACCTCCACCCGGGAAATCGCCGCCAACATCATGCAGGCATCAGAGGGCATTCAGGACGTTCACCGGCGGATCTCCCAGAGCACGGCCGGGCTGAGCGGAATGGCCAGGGAGATCAAGACCCTGGACGACCGGTCAAAGATCATTTTTCAAAAAAGCGGAGACATCGATCGCCGGGCCGCTGAACTGGCCGCCATTGCCGAAGAACTTACCACCATGGTGAGCCAGTACAAGGTATGA
- a CDS encoding right-handed parallel beta-helix repeat-containing protein, which translates to MFFRAHISASVVRLTAVVLFMVMFLPACSLYRVTHLDKYENFAEISNTLWAKLYFVFKDVDLPGYDAIIYADTRWRVSDSPVVIDKNTFILPGVYLTIDPGVEVRLAKDILVTNRGVIVARGTPEAPIRFTWQTEGENWNAIENLNCVGRTGKSSEVVYEHCIIEHGQGLAINSSLGRVESCVFRHNIDSALKFQYAEGAILNSTFYQNSSERQAESGNGAAINVYSDKSVRVENNDVYDNYSHGGRDGGGGIYAFAYNDGVVEVVNNRVRNNRSDRKAGGIFAYAARVSSNTVIDNEAAMTGGGIHVIEGGLEKNVIAGNRAPNGGGIYSEAGRLKGNLVRANQSDNGAGLYHLGGGEILGNTFVENTCTGKETCATITLSGSPVISRNNILARTGYALSFKSHSLSPDLKAHENYWGTTDKQAVEQLVSDWLEDSRVGLVNWNAYLSAPAPDACPIPENADTTVLVDVPSMPANAIRGLVEADTLLGKDGIRSYSVVGNLLVLDGNTLTLAPGTTLKLNPDVTIRVRGTLNAEGTAKQPVRFTGDRKTPWGQLFFENRSTGPAQTEDETTRPPDSRLRHCIVENGGGIMMDGHGADLYDCVVRNHRGTGARIKEVSVSVKNCDIYGNVSDSDGGGLYVYGSRTVFIEGNRIADNRAADGGGIFAYGYQSNAAVDIRNNRIEGNISEGDGGGVWMSRSALVNNLIIRNKTEAKGGGLYAGFALIEDNRISENRAAEGGGVFAEANCSFKRNVISHNTATSPRGGGVYLNYWGLSQHNKEFLGNRVENNTAAGARPTGGVMMNGQMDFRQNSLTGNNGIQLYNLNAADVKDIVAPSCYWGTVSEKAVDGLIYDGKDNDRLSVVDFRPLAKTREAAITNAESKPE; encoded by the coding sequence ATGTTTTTCCGCGCTCACATATCTGCTTCGGTGGTCCGGCTGACGGCCGTTGTTCTTTTTATGGTGATGTTCCTTCCCGCCTGTTCGCTCTACCGGGTGACCCACCTGGACAAGTATGAAAATTTTGCCGAGATATCCAATACGTTATGGGCAAAGCTCTATTTTGTTTTCAAAGACGTGGACCTGCCGGGGTATGACGCGATTATTTACGCCGATACCCGGTGGCGGGTCTCGGACAGCCCGGTGGTGATCGATAAAAACACCTTTATTCTGCCCGGTGTTTACCTGACCATCGATCCCGGAGTTGAAGTGCGGCTGGCCAAGGATATTCTGGTGACCAACCGGGGGGTGATTGTGGCCAGAGGCACGCCGGAGGCCCCCATCCGGTTCACATGGCAGACCGAAGGGGAAAACTGGAACGCCATTGAGAACCTTAACTGTGTCGGCAGAACCGGCAAATCCAGTGAGGTGGTATACGAGCACTGCATCATTGAGCATGGCCAGGGTCTTGCCATCAACTCCAGCCTGGGCAGGGTTGAGTCCTGCGTGTTCCGTCACAACATCGATTCGGCCTTAAAGTTCCAGTACGCCGAAGGGGCGATTCTGAACAGCACGTTTTATCAGAACTCCTCGGAGCGCCAGGCCGAATCGGGCAACGGGGCCGCCATCAACGTGTACAGCGACAAGTCAGTGCGGGTGGAAAACAACGACGTCTACGACAATTACTCCCACGGCGGCCGGGACGGCGGCGGCGGTATTTACGCCTTTGCCTACAACGATGGTGTGGTGGAGGTGGTCAATAACCGGGTCCGGAACAATCGCAGCGACCGAAAGGCCGGCGGTATTTTCGCCTATGCGGCCCGGGTGAGCAGCAACACGGTGATTGATAACGAGGCTGCCATGACCGGCGGCGGCATTCACGTCATTGAGGGGGGGCTCGAGAAAAACGTGATTGCCGGCAATCGCGCGCCCAACGGTGGGGGCATCTATTCCGAGGCCGGTCGGCTGAAGGGGAACCTGGTGCGGGCCAACCAGTCCGACAACGGCGCCGGCCTTTATCACCTGGGCGGCGGCGAGATTCTGGGCAATACCTTTGTGGAAAACACCTGCACCGGAAAAGAAACATGCGCCACCATCACCCTGTCCGGCAGCCCGGTGATTTCCCGCAACAACATTCTCGCCCGCACCGGGTATGCGCTTTCCTTCAAGTCCCACAGCCTTTCACCGGACTTAAAGGCCCATGAAAACTACTGGGGCACAACGGACAAACAGGCCGTTGAACAGCTGGTAAGTGACTGGCTGGAAGACAGCCGGGTGGGGCTGGTGAACTGGAACGCCTATCTGTCGGCACCAGCGCCGGACGCCTGTCCCATTCCCGAAAATGCCGACACAACGGTATTGGTTGATGTGCCTTCAATGCCGGCCAACGCGATACGGGGGCTGGTGGAAGCAGATACCCTGCTGGGTAAAGATGGTATCCGGTCCTACTCGGTCGTCGGCAACCTGCTGGTGCTGGACGGGAACACCCTGACTCTGGCGCCGGGCACCACGCTGAAACTGAATCCGGATGTTACCATTCGCGTGAGAGGTACCCTGAACGCCGAAGGTACGGCAAAACAGCCGGTCCGCTTTACCGGAGACCGGAAAACGCCCTGGGGCCAGCTCTTTTTTGAAAACAGAAGTACCGGACCGGCCCAGACAGAAGACGAAACCACCCGCCCGCCGGACAGCCGCCTGCGCCACTGCATTGTCGAGAACGGTGGCGGCATCATGATGGACGGTCACGGCGCGGACCTGTATGACTGCGTGGTAAGAAACCACAGGGGCACCGGCGCCCGGATCAAGGAGGTGTCGGTATCGGTCAAGAACTGCGATATTTACGGTAATGTCAGCGATTCCGACGGCGGAGGTCTTTACGTTTACGGCAGCCGGACCGTCTTTATCGAGGGCAACCGGATTGCCGACAACCGGGCCGCCGACGGCGGGGGCATCTTTGCCTACGGCTACCAGTCCAACGCCGCCGTGGATATTCGCAACAACCGGATCGAAGGCAACATCAGCGAGGGGGACGGCGGCGGGGTCTGGATGTCCCGGTCCGCGCTGGTGAACAACCTGATCATTCGTAACAAAACAGAGGCCAAGGGCGGTGGCCTGTATGCCGGATTTGCCCTGATCGAGGACAACCGGATATCGGAAAATCGTGCGGCCGAGGGGGGCGGGGTGTTTGCAGAGGCCAACTGCTCCTTCAAGCGGAATGTAATTTCCCACAACACCGCCACCAGCCCCAGGGGCGGGGGCGTTTATCTCAACTACTGGGGCCTGAGCCAGCACAACAAGGAGTTTCTGGGCAACCGGGTGGAAAACAACACGGCCGCCGGGGCCAGACCCACGGGCGGAGTGATGATGAACGGGCAGATGGATTTCCGTCAGAACAGCCTCACCGGCAACAACGGTATTCAGCTTTACAATCTTAACGCGGCTGACGTGAAGGACATTGTCGCCCCGTCGTGCTACTGGGGAACCGTGTCGGAAAAGGCCGTTGACGGTTTAATTTACGACGGCAAGGATAATGACCGGCTGTCCGTTGTCGATTTCCGGCCCCTTGCGAAAACCAGAGAGGCCGCCATCACAAACGCGGAAAGCAAACCGGAGTAG
- a CDS encoding winged helix-turn-helix domain-containing protein — MRGRIWIEGPDGTFLGYGRVVLLERIRDYGSISAAARSMQMSYRHAWKLVEFMNGQSQMPVVEKSTGGIGGGGAVLTPAGERAIACFWSAYKEFKAFLAQGSAELEL, encoded by the coding sequence TTGCGGGGTCGAATCTGGATAGAGGGGCCGGACGGCACTTTTCTTGGCTACGGGCGGGTGGTTCTGTTGGAGAGGATTCGGGACTACGGCTCTATCAGCGCTGCGGCCCGGTCCATGCAAATGTCCTATCGTCACGCCTGGAAACTGGTGGAATTCATGAACGGTCAAAGCCAAATGCCGGTGGTGGAAAAGAGTACCGGTGGCATAGGCGGCGGTGGCGCGGTACTTACCCCGGCGGGTGAACGTGCAATAGCGTGTTTCTGGTCTGCTTATAAAGAGTTCAAGGCGTTCCTCGCCCAGGGGTCGGCGGAGCTTGAACTGTAG
- a CDS encoding acyl-CoA dehydrogenase family protein produces MYASDNKELSLLDKSSAEFAKKILAPGREENDHYPFGPFFDPVVQKAFDLDFFHILLPEDLGGVGQGIEALCIVLANICREDSSLGGIMFTNAFAQNLLLAAGCTGELKDLAAGAKKPSDFLIACPVLCNPVQQPLRLSARKEGDGYVLSGTAEYVVLGGMANHALLPATLADGHAWFLVNLPDGAISVSDPVVSHGMHACPATDMTLKDAAARLVGAEEEGPAYFKKVADTMQLAAAAMAAGVMRGSLEEALAYCRERRQGGRKIKDWSELQMLLSSMAVQVHVAEMLVSRACRALSEDAKNWRLSVQAAALHVISALAPVVTDGIQAMGGVGYMKDFGQEKRFRDAGHIQTLLGYLPMKKLNFIRQLL; encoded by the coding sequence GTGTACGCATCGGACAACAAGGAGTTGAGCCTGCTGGACAAGAGTTCCGCCGAGTTTGCCAAAAAGATACTGGCCCCGGGACGGGAGGAAAACGACCACTATCCCTTTGGGCCGTTTTTCGACCCGGTGGTTCAAAAGGCTTTTGATCTCGATTTTTTTCATATTCTGCTACCCGAAGATCTGGGCGGTGTGGGCCAGGGCATTGAAGCCCTGTGCATTGTGCTGGCCAACATCTGCCGGGAAGACAGCAGCCTGGGTGGTATCATGTTCACCAACGCCTTTGCCCAGAACCTGCTGCTGGCCGCCGGCTGTACCGGGGAGTTAAAGGACCTGGCCGCCGGGGCCAAGAAGCCTTCCGATTTTCTGATCGCCTGCCCGGTGCTGTGCAACCCGGTCCAGCAGCCCCTCCGTTTGTCGGCCCGAAAAGAGGGCGATGGGTACGTGCTCTCCGGGACCGCGGAATACGTGGTGCTGGGCGGCATGGCCAACCATGCCCTGCTGCCGGCGACCCTGGCCGACGGTCATGCCTGGTTCCTGGTCAACCTGCCCGACGGCGCGATTTCGGTCAGTGATCCGGTGGTCAGCCATGGTATGCATGCCTGCCCGGCGACCGATATGACCTTAAAGGATGCCGCGGCCCGGCTGGTGGGCGCGGAAGAAGAGGGCCCGGCCTATTTTAAAAAGGTGGCCGACACCATGCAGCTGGCAGCCGCTGCCATGGCCGCCGGTGTGATGCGGGGTTCCCTGGAGGAGGCCCTGGCCTATTGCCGGGAGCGGCGCCAGGGCGGCCGAAAGATCAAGGACTGGTCCGAGCTTCAGATGCTGCTCTCTTCCATGGCCGTCCAGGTCCACGTGGCCGAGATGCTGGTCTCCCGGGCCTGCCGGGCCTTGTCCGAAGACGCGAAGAACTGGCGGCTTTCCGTCCAGGCCGCTGCCCTGCACGTGATTTCGGCCCTGGCCCCGGTGGTTACCGACGGCATTCAGGCCATGGGCGGTGTGGGCTACATGAAGGACTTCGGCCAGGAAAAACGGTTCCGGGACGCGGGTCATATTCAGACCCTGCTGGGCTATCTGCCCATGAAAAAACTCAACTTCATACGTCAGCTTTTGTAG